One genomic window of Moorella glycerini includes the following:
- the rimP gene encoding ribosome maturation factor RimP: MSKLTELIQGLVEPVLTGMGYELVDLQYGREGGRYILRLFIDRPEGIGLDDCEKASRAVGDILDQEDPIPNSYYLEVSSPGLERPLKKEADFQRFAGRKVRMRIFAPIDGRRHFQGQLLGYQEGQVQVQLDDGRRLAIPLDQVATARLVFDLAEDEEA; the protein is encoded by the coding sequence TTGAGCAAACTGACAGAGTTAATCCAGGGCCTGGTAGAACCGGTCCTGACCGGGATGGGCTACGAACTGGTCGACCTGCAATACGGCCGGGAAGGAGGGCGCTATATCCTGCGGCTGTTTATCGACCGGCCGGAAGGTATTGGCCTGGATGACTGCGAGAAGGCCAGCCGGGCCGTCGGTGACATCCTGGACCAGGAGGATCCCATCCCCAACAGTTATTACCTGGAAGTATCATCGCCGGGCCTGGAGCGCCCCTTAAAAAAAGAAGCCGATTTTCAGCGTTTTGCCGGGCGTAAAGTTAGAATGCGTATCTTTGCCCCTATTGACGGTCGACGTCATTTTCAGGGGCAGCTCCTTGGTTACCAGGAGGGGCAGGTGCAGGTGCAGCTCGATGATGGGCGCCGGCTGGCCATCCCCCTGGACCAGGTAGCGACTGCCAGGCTGGTCTTTGACCTGGCGGAGGATGAGGAGGCCTAA
- the nusA gene encoding transcription termination factor NusA encodes MNIEFIQALRDLEKEKGIKVDILLEAIEAALISAYKKNFGSAQNVRVEIQRDTGEIKVLAQRQVVEEVGDPRTEISLVEARAINSNYEIGDVVEKEVTPRDFGRIAAQTAKQVVVQRIREAERSLIYDEFIGRENDIVTGVVQRQEGKNIILDLGRAEAILLPSEQSPGEVYRQGERLKAYILEVRKTNKGPQILVSRTHPGLIKRLFELEVPEIHDGIVEIKGVAREAGARSKIAVHSREEKVDPVGACVGPKGSRVQAVVQELRGEKVDIIKWSDDPAVFVANSLSPARVLDVTVDEENKVSQVIVPDNQLSLAIGKEGQNARLAARITGWKIDIKSESEAGDWDTWDNDLDLAGGIEEE; translated from the coding sequence ATGAATATCGAATTTATCCAAGCATTACGGGACCTGGAAAAGGAAAAGGGTATTAAGGTCGACATCCTGCTGGAAGCCATCGAAGCAGCCTTGATATCGGCTTATAAGAAAAATTTTGGCTCGGCCCAGAATGTCCGGGTGGAAATCCAGCGCGATACAGGGGAGATTAAAGTCCTGGCCCAGCGCCAGGTGGTAGAAGAGGTAGGCGATCCCCGGACGGAGATTTCCCTGGTTGAAGCCCGGGCCATAAATAGCAATTATGAGATTGGCGATGTGGTAGAAAAGGAGGTAACGCCGCGGGATTTTGGGCGTATAGCCGCCCAGACGGCCAAACAGGTAGTCGTCCAGCGTATTCGTGAAGCCGAGCGGAGTTTAATTTACGATGAGTTTATTGGCCGCGAGAACGATATTGTTACCGGGGTTGTCCAGCGCCAGGAAGGTAAAAATATTATCCTGGACCTGGGCCGGGCCGAGGCCATTCTTCTTCCCAGCGAGCAAAGTCCCGGTGAGGTTTACCGCCAGGGAGAACGTTTAAAAGCTTATATCCTGGAAGTACGCAAGACCAACAAAGGGCCGCAAATCCTGGTGTCCCGGACCCATCCCGGCCTGATTAAAAGGCTTTTTGAACTGGAAGTGCCAGAAATTCATGATGGGATTGTGGAAATTAAGGGAGTGGCCCGGGAAGCCGGTGCCCGCTCCAAAATTGCCGTCCATTCCCGGGAGGAAAAGGTGGACCCTGTTGGCGCCTGCGTGGGGCCTAAAGGCTCCCGGGTGCAGGCAGTGGTCCAGGAACTCCGGGGCGAAAAGGTCGATATTATTAAATGGAGTGATGACCCGGCTGTTTTTGTGGCCAACTCCTTGAGCCCGGCCAGGGTCCTGGACGTTACCGTGGATGAAGAAAATAAGGTCAGCCAGGTAATTGTCCCTGATAACCAGTTATCCCTGGCCATTGGCAAGGAAGGCCAGAATGCCCGCCTGGCGGCAAGGATAACCGGGTGGAAAATCGATATTAAAAGTGAGTCGGAAGCTGGTGACTGGGATACCTGGGATAACGACCTGGATCTTGCAGGCGGGATAGAGGAGGAGTAA
- a CDS encoding L7Ae/L30e/S12e/Gadd45 family ribosomal protein — MNDVYNLLGLAYRAGKVAWGYQAVMTALKRRKVYLLLLAGDSSPRLRGKLLATCREYGSQGIIFGDKVTIGAALGKPPCAVVGVTDANLARLIRQQVREVGA, encoded by the coding sequence ATGAATGATGTTTATAACCTCCTTGGCCTGGCTTACCGGGCGGGCAAAGTAGCCTGGGGATACCAGGCAGTTATGACGGCTTTAAAGAGGAGGAAGGTTTATCTCCTTTTACTGGCAGGGGACAGCAGCCCCCGGCTGAGGGGCAAGTTGTTAGCAACCTGCCGGGAATATGGCAGCCAGGGAATCATTTTTGGTGATAAAGTTACCATCGGAGCAGCGCTAGGTAAACCTCCATGTGCCGTCGTCGGCGTTACGGATGCAAATCTGGCCAGGTTAATCCGGCAGCAAGTACGGGAGGTTGGTGCATGA
- the rnpM gene encoding RNase P modulator RnpM, whose product MPKPRKIPVRMCVGCRARNDKRNLLRVVRTPAQEVVLDPTGKRAGRGAYICPRVECLRKAVKSRALERALGVSLTPEVLADLEASLSQGNGHE is encoded by the coding sequence TTGCCCAAGCCCAGGAAAATACCCGTGCGGATGTGTGTCGGTTGCCGGGCGCGCAATGATAAGCGTAATTTATTGCGCGTTGTCCGTACACCGGCGCAAGAGGTGGTTCTTGACCCTACCGGGAAACGTGCCGGGAGAGGGGCCTATATCTGCCCCAGGGTGGAATGCCTGCGCAAAGCCGTTAAAAGCCGGGCCCTGGAGCGGGCTTTAGGCGTAAGTTTAACCCCGGAGGTCCTGGCAGATCTCGAGGCCAGTCTCAGCCAGGGTAATGGCCATGAATGA